A window of the Cannabis sativa cultivar Pink pepper isolate KNU-18-1 chromosome X, ASM2916894v1, whole genome shotgun sequence genome harbors these coding sequences:
- the LOC133031940 gene encoding uncharacterized protein LOC133031940, which produces METCNKDYLDVKNKMLKKIEKGVTQNEAKYSAYGYTAALQYWAYEAILQLGNEYAVRRSHHFPRMVNWESKPNTTLGKDEVTRLFAKNLTVYSMLCPRPNEIEFVSYITGGQPPLFVDLEELVLGEDGQPTQDALRSQAEKLASTLEE; this is translated from the exons ATGGAAACTTGTAACAAGGATTACTTGGATGTGAAGAATAAGATGTTGAAAAAGATTGAGAAGGGAGTCACTCAGAATGAGGCAAAATACTCAGCCTACGGCTATACTGCAGCGTTGCAGTATTGGGCATACGAGGCCATATTACAGCTGGGCAACGAGTATGCAGTGAGGAGGTCGCATCACTTTCCGAGAATGGTCAACTGGGAGAGTAAGCCGAACACTACACTCGGGAAGGATGAAGTGACTAGATTATTTGCTAAAAAT TTGACAGTGTACTCCATGTTATGTCCTCGGCCGAACGAGATTGAGTTTGTGAGTTACATAACCGGGGGTCAGCCTCCGTTATTTGTTGACTTGGAGGAACTTGTGTTGGGTGAGGATGGGCAACCAACACAGGATGCTTTGCGAAGCCAGGCCGAAAAGCTTGCCTCCACATTGGAAGAATGA